DNA sequence from the Pomacea canaliculata isolate SZHN2017 linkage group LG7, ASM307304v1, whole genome shotgun sequence genome:
TGTGTtatgatgtctgtgcaagcatctgtgatgagcttatgctcattgtacttggggtgctcactttctttccgtttctaaGGCAATTaatttaaccacgctgtcaacgacatctttgaaataagttaaataagctgcacctggtggtggatgggagaggatgtatgaaagtatgaatgcctcagatgccatcattcaagaggaagttctcgaccgtaacctggcaattaataagttagtgagaactagaggTGTAAGAAACaccaacgagaggtggcacgttgctaaaagtatcaaagttgggataaaaaaaaaaaaactggtgcaaggtagaaaagcgaacctcggcaagacgtgacgccctcagctcagtgacattcagtggattctgaatgttacgtaaatcatgagatgaagggggatcgaaggtgtttgaaactgtacaaataaattaaacgagtttcagttgcaaactatatttaacaataaaacgcttttctcagccgactagtacttgatgtagggtctaagaaaagtgaggcgaaccggcttctatctgaacatactgtctttccttacatctttctttactcataagaggggataacaatatttaatattttcagttcattcctcctgatgactgacctaaagtacacctcggtttgagtccaatctttgaacttttacaaatggccaacaattcacgactgcaacatagcgcccccactgtgtctttcttcgcttatctaacccgaccattattcgatcaattcagttgtttttatgtttgtgtcatttgtgctgttcattcttctctctttcataaattctagttttgtttgtttatggagaatacagtcagtactaaccccgacagaatgttcaggcagaagtcgtttcgcatcaacgctcagaccctaccgcaagtactgggtgagggagacgatttattgccatgctagtcggcagtgcctgtgatgtccaccccgccttttgtccgggtagtaattgaagacgactggccgatggcagtccgcacctcgtgtactcctgCCTTCCCTTGCACGGACGATACCACTCacttcccccccaccccccccggTGGGAAAATATCGGCCTTTAATagaactcttcttggtaagggaaaacaaactcagtgcaagggaagttactctcgccttgcagcagacgacaacaataggttggtctacgatgtcagacactacacttacccaattttgtatttgttcttcgcccaaatttgaaggggtcccctgggaccccattgatgaaaattgaaggggtcctccgaacttttaatgcgtactgtaagcaattttttgcgtaatcAGAAGCCCTGTTATTACTATAATTATTAGTAGTAACAAAGTGCGTTTTGTAAATCGTTAgatagctttttgtttttgtatttctttttctttttctcttattctttgATCGCGGGAAAGAGTAAAGTCTGTTCGACTGTGATGCCACGTcatataaatatcaaatttattttttttattgagcttGCGTTTAAAACAATGAatgcttttctaaaaaaaaaagatactgaagtCTTTTTATTAAACTTTCTTGGATGGCTAGCTATTTCGTAGCTACGGCAAGCCTTAtatactatattttttaaaaagtggagaCTAGTAATAGCGAGCTAGAAAACAATGATAATCATATAAAATACTGAATAATACCTTTTGGAGATGCTGCTAATggtatttgtaataaaaaatattaatacagtATATTAAACTCTAGTATACATAAAGGCAAAAATTTCACATAGTACAAAGATACAAGCGAACGCCGGCATCCtaatcactcacacacaaacacactacttTAAGCGCACGCATCTAAACGActggcataatttttttttttacttattcatttatttattttttttctcaggcgGCACATTACAGACTCCTATAGGTATTTCAATACCAGTGACATGACATGATGCAGAACTCTTCACAGAGCATCACGGTTCTGCTCAGCTCAGCTGCTGAAGATGGCGACTGGGATCTGGTCAAGGATGTCATTAGTCATGGCGATGTCACTGCCACTGAGGTCACACAGTCCTTCCTCTTACAGAAACTGGCGTCTGCTACTGGGATTAGTCAGCACCTTGTCAAAAAcattctcaaaaatattttttcaaaccgATCTACTAGTGACACTCTTAAATATGTCGCAGAAGAAGCTGTTGTTAGAGCGGCTCACTGTGACAAGTGGGACATCCTGATTTCTTTTCTCTCGTTGGGTGACATTTTACTCGAAGATGACACAAACCTGCTCTTAGTTACAGAACTGATGGCATCGAGCGAATATCTCAGGAAAAGCTATTAcctgcaaacagatgttttcatttgtgtttgGAAACACGCAAAGCAGAAGATTCTGGACAGCACTGACAAGAGAGTACAGAACACTTTAGTGCAGTTGGCAGCGGAACTCaacatgtggtcacgtgtctgtgaccTCCTCGCCGCCAAGCCGGACCTGAACCTTCTTGACAGGGATGGTCTGTCAGTCCTACACAGACTTGTCATGTGTCCTGACAACAGGTTCGACTCTCTTCTGCCGGTTCTTTTGGAGAAGGGTGCCGACGTCAGCATTAAGAATTCGGAGGGAGACACAGCCCTGCACCTGGCTGCTAGTTGCCAGAACATTGGAAGCGTAGGGAAGTCGTTACATTTAGGGGACTGCAATGGTGGGGAGCAAAGTACGGATTTTTGGTCAAAGATTATGGAGGAATATCATTTAAAGTGTTCTGAATCGAAACAACAAGCATTAAAGACACTTGTGGAATCCTGTGAAGACCTCGATAAACGTGATAGTCTTGGAAACACGGCCATGATTTTGGCTGCGAAGAACAAAAACTGGGAGTTTGTGAAACTGTTGATCGAACATGGCGCCAGCACAGATCTCGTGGATGATAACTGGCGATCTGTTCTGCATGTACTTGCTCTCACTGGCGGCCAGATGGATCCCCTACTGGTTACCAAGATTGTCGAGCAATGTAAGAGTCAGATAAACGACACAGACTTGAACGGTAGTTCACCTCTTCACCTGGCTGTCTGTTCTCAGAGCTGGACTGTATTCAAAGTGCTGCTCGATCTTGGAGGAGAAACTGGGAGGCGAGACGGATCAGGATACACGGTCTTGCACACATTGGCTGGCACTGGGAGGGACCAGGTACAACATGTCACTTCCTTATTTACCCTCCTGACTAAGCAAGGTGTTGATCTCAACATTCCGTGTCCAGCAGGTAACACCGTCTTGCACATTGCTGCAATGCAAAGGAACTGGACATTAGTCAAACATCTAATGCATTCTGGTGTCGACGCAGAGCGCTGCAATGCAGAAGGCTTCAGTGTTATTCACCTCCTTGTATTTTCTTATCTTCATTCCCAGGAGAGTTACGAAGAAGCATCACTTGATAGagatttaaatacatttctctcttctcttgctctctctcttcataAAAGAAATGCTACTTTTCACACGGGGACACAATTTTAAACGTAGCGGCCAAACATGAAAACTGGGCCGTGGTCAACTTCTTGATACAGCACGGAGCCCACAACCAGGAGCTAGATGAAGAACGTATTCATGTCCTTCAGAGGCTCATTCAATCTCCAAAAGAGACACAAGTAACAGTGTctatttttagtcttttaatgaaagaagcagaaagaaatatGCGGTTTTCATGCAGAGACTATACTGCAATGCTGCAGCTTTCCGCCAAGCACGAGAAATGGAGCTTCGTTGATTACATTCTGACACGCCATGGTGGAGACGTGGACGAGCTAGACAGCGAGGGTTTCAGCGTTCTTCACAGAATGGCTATCAGCAgaggaaaaacatttaaagaaggACATTTTTATGAAGTAAAGTCATTTTTAAGGTATTCCTTGTATCTTAACACTAACTATCAAGTCACTTTCCTCATCCTTGAGGCAGCTGCTGAAAGAAATGTCGACGTCGTGGAGGCACTGCTCGACTATTTTGAAGAAGTCAACAGAACGGATTGTCAAGGGTTCACAGTTCTTCACAGAGTGGCCCAGTGCTGTGTTTCAAAATCAGTGACAATTGTTCACCGTCTTGTCGAGAAGGGAGCCGATGTAGACCAACAGTGTCCATACGGAAACACAGCCGTGCATCTCGCTGCGAAAAGCAACAACTGGTTGATTGTCCAGCATCTGTTGATGTGTGGAAGTAGCACTAAGAATCTTGACAGTGAAGGTATGCTAGTTTTACACAGACTGATAAGTCAGCCATGCCTACGATGTCATATATGCCACATAGGCCCTCCTGCTAAAAGGCCAGTCTGCTTGCTGAGTGCAATATTAGCCAACGGTGCATCCATTGGGCAGAAAGATTGCAATAATAACAGCCCATTGCAACTTGCTATCAAGTATGAACATTGGGATATGGCGCTAGAGCTGATGTCGAGAGGAGCTATCTTGAATGAGCCGGATCCTGAAGGCTGCACCATCTTGCACATTCTTGCCAAGCGAGATAACTTGATTCGGGGCGAGATGGCTTTAGAAAGAAACTGTGTAGCCTGCTGCTTAGAGAGTGATCAAGACAGACcatttcactttctgttttctgcacttgctaaacaaaacattaatcaTCTTGATATCTGCAACACAATCGTAGATCACTCAAATATCATAGACAGTTTAGATCCCTATGGTAACACAGCATTGATTTTGTCAGCAAAGAACAACAACTTGGACATCACAGAGCAATTATTGACGAAAGGAGCAAAACCTGGCTTAGTAAATTA
Encoded proteins:
- the LOC112568407 gene encoding serine/threonine-protein phosphatase 6 regulatory ankyrin repeat subunit C-like is translated as MMQNSSQSITVLLSSAAEDGDWDLVKDVISHGDVTATEVTQSFLLQKLASATGISQHLVKNILKNIFSNRSTSDTLKYVAEEAVVRAAHCDKWDILISFLSLGDILLEDDTNLLLVTELMASSEYLRKSYYLQTDVFICVWKHAKQKILDSTDKRVQNTLVQLAAELNMWSRVCDLLAAKPDLNLLDRDGLSVLHRLVMCPDNRFDSLLPVLLEKGADVSIKNSEGDTALHLAASCQNIGSVGKSLHLGDCNGGEQSTDFWSKIMEEYHLKCSESKQQALKTLVESCEDLDKRDSLGNTAMILAAKNKNWEFVKLLIEHGASTDLVDDNWRSVLHVLALTGGQMDPLLVTKIVEQCKSQINDTDLNGSSPLHLAVCSQSWTVFKVLLDLGGETGRRDGSGYTVLHTLAGTGRDQVQHVTSLFTLLTKQGVDLNIPCPAGNTVLHIAAMQRNWTLVKHLMHSGVDAERCNAEGFSVIHLLVFSYLHSQESYEEASLDRDLNTFLSSLALSLHKRNATFNWAVVNFLIQHGAHNQELDEERIHVLQRLIQSPKETQVTVSIFSLLMKEAERNMRFSCRDYTAMLQLSAKHEKWSFVDYILTRHGGDVDELDSEGFSVLHRMAISRGKTFKEGHFYEVKSFLRYSLYLNTNYQVTFLILEAAAERNVDVVEALLDYFEEVNRTDCQGFTVLHRVAQCCVSKSVTIVHRLVEKGADVDQQCPYGNTAVHLAAKSNNWLIVQHLLMCGSSTKNLDSEGMLVLHRLISQPCLRCHICHIGPPAKRPVCLLSAILANGASIGQKDCNNNSPLQLAIKYEHWDMALELMSRGAILNEPDPEGCTILHILAKRDNLIRGEMALERNCVACCLESDQDRPFHFLFSALAKQNINHLDICNTIVDHSNIIDSLDPYGNTALILSAKNNNLDITEQLLTKGAKPGLVNYNGLSTLHALAIAKHTTSGDLQNKIVRRLISLGVDVNARDSEGHTPVQLAAMHGNMDMVEVLLEFPVIVNETDSEGFTLLSRVAQTLSPKCKDITKRLVSKGADVNMTCPDGKSPLLLSVIARNWPSDITVVGFNIEKQYRCCTARALPHSPSPD